In a single window of the Streptacidiphilus sp. P02-A3a genome:
- a CDS encoding alpha-L-arabinofuranosidase B encodes MTSRPWSTGVRRALPALGAALALAVSVIVGLPTTSQAAAQGPCDIYAAAGTPCVAAHSTVRALYSGYDGPLYQVRRSSDDGYTTVGPLTAGGVADAAAQDAFCADTSCVITRVYDQSANHNDLTIEGPGGNGGQDVGAYANALPVTVDGHKAYGVYITPGTGYRDDATKGVATGSTAQDEYMVTSGTHVDGGCCFDYGNAETNNDDNGSGHMSAINFGTECWFPPCTGSGPWVQADLENGLFAGGNGSNPGNRGNSGPFVTALVRTNGTSDYSIEGGNAQSGALTDWYDGSLPTTGGYIPMHQEGAIVLGTGGDDSNSSAGSFFEGVMTAGLPSAATDAAVQADIVAAGYTAYAGSAPAVGSRISLRATTACCTGDYLTHDDSDTKVVIAAVTSASAATTRSDATWLVEAGLADSSCVSFESANDPGQYLRHSGFELWLNTDDGSAQFAQDATFCAQPGIDGQGFSFQTVNYPGTYIRHFDYTVYVASDGGSNTWDNANLWTSDVSWAVTSPWA; translated from the coding sequence ATGACCTCTCGACCATGGAGCACCGGCGTACGCAGGGCCCTGCCGGCGCTGGGAGCGGCCCTCGCCCTCGCCGTCAGCGTCATCGTCGGGCTGCCGACGACGTCCCAGGCCGCGGCCCAGGGACCGTGTGACATCTACGCCGCGGCCGGGACGCCGTGCGTGGCCGCCCACAGCACGGTCCGGGCGCTGTACTCCGGGTACGACGGCCCGCTCTACCAGGTGCGGCGCTCGTCCGACGACGGCTACACCACGGTCGGCCCGCTCACCGCCGGCGGTGTCGCCGACGCCGCCGCGCAGGACGCCTTCTGTGCCGACACCAGCTGCGTCATCACCCGCGTCTACGACCAGTCGGCCAACCACAACGACCTGACCATCGAGGGTCCGGGCGGCAACGGCGGCCAGGACGTCGGCGCCTACGCCAACGCGCTGCCGGTCACCGTCGACGGCCACAAGGCCTACGGCGTGTACATCACCCCCGGTACCGGCTACCGCGACGACGCTACCAAGGGCGTGGCCACCGGCAGCACCGCCCAGGACGAGTACATGGTGACCTCGGGCACCCACGTCGACGGCGGCTGCTGCTTCGACTACGGCAACGCCGAGACCAACAACGACGACAACGGCTCCGGCCACATGAGCGCGATCAACTTCGGTACCGAGTGCTGGTTCCCGCCCTGCACCGGCTCCGGCCCGTGGGTCCAGGCCGACCTGGAGAACGGCCTGTTCGCTGGCGGCAACGGCTCGAACCCGGGCAACCGCGGCAACAGCGGCCCGTTCGTCACCGCCCTGGTGCGCACCAACGGCACCAGCGACTACTCGATCGAGGGCGGCAACGCCCAGTCCGGCGCGCTCACCGACTGGTACGACGGCTCGCTGCCCACCACCGGCGGCTACATCCCGATGCACCAGGAGGGCGCGATCGTCCTCGGCACCGGCGGCGACGACAGCAACAGCTCGGCCGGGTCTTTCTTCGAGGGCGTGATGACGGCCGGTCTGCCGTCGGCGGCGACCGACGCCGCCGTCCAGGCCGACATCGTCGCGGCCGGGTACACCGCCTACGCCGGGTCGGCGCCGGCGGTCGGCTCGCGGATCTCGCTGCGGGCGACGACCGCCTGCTGCACCGGCGACTACCTCACCCACGACGACAGCGACACCAAGGTCGTGATCGCGGCGGTCACCTCGGCCAGTGCGGCCACCACCAGGTCCGACGCCACCTGGCTGGTGGAGGCGGGCCTGGCCGACAGCTCCTGCGTCTCCTTCGAGTCGGCCAACGACCCCGGCCAGTACCTGCGGCACTCCGGCTTCGAACTGTGGCTGAACACCGACGACGGCAGCGCCCAGTTCGCCCAGGACGCGACCTTCTGCGCCCAGCCGGGGATCGACGGCCAGGGCTTCTCGTTCCAGACCGTCAACTACCCGGGCACGTACATCCGCCACTTCGACTACACCGTGTATGTCGCGAGCGATGGCGGCAGCAACACCTGGGACAACGCCAACCTCTGGACCAGCGACGTGAGTTGGGCCGTCACCTCGCCCTGGGCGTGA
- a CDS encoding GNAT family N-acetyltransferase, with product MTAAEESVVRPAVAADLDAVAEIYAHYVLHTVATFEESPPAVAAWDRRLDDLAARGLPFLVAEVSGEVVGYAYAAPWRPKPAYRHTVEDSVYLAPGRTGQGLGGALLRRLSAGCARAGVRQLIAVIADTGGDASVALHRRLGFTEAGRLTAVGYKHGRWIDTLLMQRTLGDPPDSGRHPDGGHR from the coding sequence GTGACAGCCGCCGAGGAGTCAGTGGTCCGCCCGGCGGTCGCGGCCGACCTGGACGCCGTGGCCGAGATCTACGCGCACTACGTCCTGCACACCGTGGCGACCTTCGAGGAGAGCCCTCCCGCCGTCGCCGCCTGGGACCGACGGCTCGACGACCTCGCCGCCCGGGGGCTGCCCTTCCTGGTCGCCGAGGTCTCCGGCGAGGTCGTCGGCTACGCCTATGCCGCCCCCTGGCGCCCCAAGCCCGCCTACCGGCACACCGTCGAGGACTCGGTCTACCTCGCTCCCGGCCGGACCGGCCAGGGCCTGGGCGGCGCCCTGCTGCGCCGGCTGTCGGCCGGCTGCGCCCGGGCCGGGGTGCGGCAGCTGATCGCGGTCATCGCCGACACCGGCGGCGACGCCTCGGTCGCGCTGCACCGCCGCCTCGGCTTCACCGAGGCGGGGCGCCTGACCGCCGTCGGCTACAAGCACGGCCGCTGGATCGACACGCTGCTGATGCAGCGCACCCTCGGCGACCCGCCGGACAGCGGGCGGCACCCGGACGGCGGCCACCGGTAG
- a CDS encoding MBL fold metallo-hydrolase produces MKIHHLNCASVRMIEPTYEGLPSAHAVNHCLLIETDSDGLVLVETGLGLDDIRDPDTVLGTTWVELTQPVLTEDETAIRQVERLGFAAEDVRHIILSHLDIDHSGGLPDFPHAQVHVLRAEIDAAFAEAPSFRYRPGHWAHGPKWVRYTPGTDHVWFGFTAVPVRGLADDILLVPLGGHTAGHAGIAVRTGPGSWLLHCGDAYYYHRELQADPHSHPLLDFVQTSAEVHHDLRLGTQARLRELVRDHGDEVTVISAHDPWEFQRFQAEAGAR; encoded by the coding sequence ATGAAGATCCATCACCTCAACTGCGCCTCCGTGCGCATGATCGAGCCCACCTACGAGGGGCTGCCGAGCGCCCACGCGGTGAACCACTGCCTGCTGATCGAGACCGACTCCGACGGGCTGGTGCTCGTCGAGACCGGTCTGGGGCTCGACGACATCCGTGACCCGGACACCGTGCTGGGGACCACCTGGGTGGAGCTGACGCAACCGGTGCTCACCGAGGACGAGACCGCGATCCGCCAGGTCGAGCGGCTCGGCTTCGCGGCCGAGGACGTCCGCCACATCATCCTCAGCCACCTCGACATCGACCACTCCGGCGGCCTGCCGGACTTCCCCCACGCGCAGGTCCACGTACTGCGGGCGGAGATCGACGCCGCCTTCGCGGAGGCGCCCAGCTTCCGCTACCGGCCCGGACACTGGGCCCACGGACCGAAGTGGGTGCGCTACACCCCGGGGACCGACCACGTGTGGTTCGGCTTCACGGCGGTGCCGGTGCGGGGACTGGCCGACGACATCCTGCTGGTGCCGCTCGGCGGCCACACGGCCGGGCACGCCGGGATCGCGGTCCGCACCGGCCCGGGCAGCTGGCTGCTGCACTGCGGCGACGCGTACTACTACCACCGCGAGTTGCAGGCGGACCCGCACTCCCACCCGCTGCTCGACTTCGTGCAGACCAGCGCCGAGGTCCACCACGACCTGCGGCTCGGCACCCAGGCGCGGCTGCGCGAGCTCGTCCGCGACCACGGCGACGAGGTGACCGTCATCTCCGCCCACGACCCGTGGGAGTTCCAGCGCTTCCAGGCGGAGGCGGGGGCCCGGTGA
- a CDS encoding alpha/beta fold hydrolase has translation MSAVVSRCGTVPVNGTELYYEVRGQGTPVLCVSGGFGDGAAWEAVADLLADEHRVISYDRRGHSRSPRPADWTSTSMDEQAADAAGLLAALETGPAVVYAHSLGGGIGLTLALRRPELVRLVLLHEPFLPSLLADPAGASAPTRAVVGPFVAAGDLRGGADALLRLLQADAYEDLPAEQRERLLGNAGTLFGVDSRDLGELTVPVTDPAVPLWILRGEHSPDFLTVGAHALAGALDREPWTLPGAHVPHLTHPAAVADTIRRAVREADRSAAAQG, from the coding sequence GTGAGCGCCGTCGTGAGCCGATGCGGCACCGTGCCGGTCAACGGGACCGAGCTCTACTACGAGGTGCGCGGCCAGGGGACGCCGGTGCTGTGCGTCTCCGGCGGCTTCGGCGACGGGGCCGCCTGGGAGGCCGTGGCCGACCTGCTCGCCGACGAGCACCGGGTGATCAGCTACGACCGGCGCGGCCACTCCCGCAGCCCCCGCCCCGCCGACTGGACGTCGACCTCGATGGACGAGCAGGCGGCCGACGCCGCAGGCCTGTTGGCGGCGCTGGAGACGGGCCCGGCGGTGGTCTACGCGCACAGCCTCGGCGGCGGCATCGGGCTGACCCTGGCGCTGCGCCGACCGGAACTCGTCCGGCTGGTGCTCCTCCACGAGCCGTTCCTGCCGTCGCTGCTGGCCGACCCGGCCGGGGCGAGCGCCCCTACCCGGGCGGTGGTCGGTCCGTTCGTCGCGGCCGGTGACCTGCGCGGCGGGGCGGACGCGCTGCTCCGGCTGTTGCAGGCGGACGCCTACGAGGACCTCCCGGCCGAGCAGCGGGAACGCCTGCTCGGCAACGCGGGCACCCTCTTCGGTGTCGACTCCCGGGACCTGGGCGAGCTGACCGTGCCGGTGACCGACCCCGCCGTCCCGCTGTGGATCCTGCGCGGCGAGCACTCCCCGGACTTCCTCACCGTCGGCGCGCACGCGCTGGCCGGGGCCCTCGACCGGGAGCCGTGGACGCTCCCCGGTGCCCACGTGCCGCACCTCACCCACCCGGCGGCGGTGGCCGACACCATCCGCCGGGCCGTCCGCGAGGCGGACCGGTCGGCAGCCGCCCAGGGGTAG
- a CDS encoding LacI family DNA-binding transcriptional regulator: MHRPPTMADVARLAGVSHQTVSRVLGGHPNVRDTTRAGVQRAIAELGYRPNSSARALVTRRTHTLGVVAFDTTLFGPASTLAGIQQAARADGYLTSTVSLRRLNRETLTEALEHLGDWGVDGAVVIAPRQDAVAVLSAARWAFPLVTVEGGGSADVPGVGVDQRLGARLVTGHLLRAGHRTVRHVAGPQDWLEAQSRLDGWRSALEDAGAEVPPPLFGDWSPLSGYRAGQQLAGQVGVPDGGGTPLTAVFVANDQMALGVLRAFREAGVRVPEDVAVAGFDDIPEAEYFAPPLTTVRQDFEALGRASIGLLLDRMQGALPEEPHLLVAPELIVRSSTTPRP; encoded by the coding sequence ATGCACCGACCTCCCACGATGGCCGATGTCGCCCGGCTGGCCGGAGTGTCGCACCAGACCGTCTCCCGGGTCCTCGGCGGTCACCCCAACGTCCGCGACACCACCCGGGCCGGGGTCCAGCGCGCGATCGCCGAGCTCGGCTACCGGCCCAACTCCTCCGCGCGCGCCCTGGTCACCCGGCGGACCCACACCCTCGGCGTGGTCGCCTTCGACACCACCCTGTTCGGCCCGGCCAGCACCCTGGCCGGGATCCAGCAGGCGGCCCGCGCCGACGGCTACCTGACCTCCACCGTCAGCCTGCGCCGACTGAACCGGGAGACCCTGACCGAGGCGCTGGAGCACCTCGGCGACTGGGGGGTGGACGGCGCGGTGGTGATCGCCCCCCGCCAGGACGCCGTCGCCGTACTGTCCGCGGCCCGCTGGGCCTTCCCGCTGGTCACCGTCGAGGGCGGGGGCAGCGCGGACGTGCCCGGGGTCGGCGTCGACCAGCGGCTGGGCGCCCGCCTGGTCACCGGCCACCTGCTGCGGGCGGGCCACCGCACGGTCCGGCATGTGGCCGGTCCGCAGGACTGGCTGGAGGCGCAGTCGCGGCTGGACGGCTGGCGCTCGGCGCTGGAGGACGCCGGGGCCGAGGTGCCGCCGCCGCTGTTCGGCGACTGGAGCCCGCTGTCCGGCTACCGCGCGGGCCAGCAACTGGCCGGACAGGTCGGCGTTCCGGACGGCGGCGGCACGCCGCTGACCGCGGTGTTCGTCGCCAACGACCAGATGGCCCTCGGCGTGCTGCGCGCCTTCCGGGAGGCCGGGGTCCGGGTGCCGGAGGACGTCGCGGTCGCCGGGTTCGACGACATCCCCGAGGCCGAGTACTTCGCGCCGCCGCTGACGACCGTCCGCCAGGACTTCGAGGCCCTGGGCCGGGCCAGCATCGGGCTGCTGCTGGACCGGATGCAGGGCGCGCTGCCCGAGGAGCCGCACCTGCTGGTCGCCCCGGAGCTGATCGTCCGCAGCAGCACCACACCCCGGCCCTGA